In one Roseburia intestinalis L1-82 genomic region, the following are encoded:
- a CDS encoding SdpI family protein: MWFWWFMLICDLIIPIAMVICGRMMWKHCPKHMNSMSGYRTTRSMKNMDTWKFANDYCGRLWWKIGWIMIIPSALIHIPLYHSDKNTIGFAGLILVTIQCFIMIVSIYPTEKALKKHFNDDGIRR, from the coding sequence ATGTGGTTTTGGTGGTTTATGTTAATATGTGATCTGATAATTCCTATTGCTATGGTCATTTGTGGAAGAATGATGTGGAAACATTGTCCAAAACATATGAATAGTATGTCAGGCTACAGAACAACTCGCTCAATGAAAAATATGGATACATGGAAATTTGCGAATGACTACTGCGGAAGACTTTGGTGGAAAATTGGATGGATAATGATTATACCATCTGCTTTGATACATATTCCGTTATATCATAGTGATAAGAATACGATTGGATTTGCAGGGTTGATTCTTGTGACAATTCAATGCTTTATTATGATTGTATCAATTTATCCGACAGAGAAAGCTTTAAAAAAACATTTTAATGATGATGGAATACGTAGATAA
- a CDS encoding ABC transporter permease subunit produces MDAKWSARLIGLFVNCWISVPSIMLLATGNLSNRDVSLYEAAKIDGAGRWKQFEKLTMPFMLFSTMPVLLGQFIGNFNNFGIFYFLRGGHISMSKKWKFGRMMDTGITYLILTAVAFVFFSRVSG; encoded by the coding sequence TTGGATGCGAAATGGAGTGCAAGGCTGATCGGACTTTTTGTGAATTGCTGGATCAGCGTTCCATCCATCATGTTACTTGCAACTGGAAATCTTTCTAACAGGGATGTTTCTTTATATGAAGCTGCAAAGATCGACGGGGCAGGCAGATGGAAACAGTTCGAAAAACTGACAATGCCTTTTATGCTGTTTTCCACGATGCCGGTTTTACTTGGACAGTTTATCGGAAATTTCAATAACTTTGGTATTTTTTATTTCCTGAGAGGAGGACACATTTCAATGAGTAAAAAGTGGAAATTCGGCAGAATGATGGATACAGGCATAACATATCTGATTCTCACCGCCGTAGCATTTGTGTTTTTTTCCCGTGTCTCTGGCTGA
- a CDS encoding sugar ABC transporter permease, which translates to MSRFTFAARKPMMKITMVLGMFPSFMGMIAVYLLMTQFNLINHLWGLILIYAAGAPMGYLTQKGFFDTIPKAIDEAARIDGATNFQVFTRINLPLSKPIIVYTALPSFTWPWSDFILPKLLLKEKDLYTVAVGLMSLDETEFARFAAGSVFIAVPIVILYFFLVKNMVNGMAQGAVKG; encoded by the coding sequence ATGTCAAGATTTACATTTGCAGCCAGAAAACCAATGATGAAAATCACGATGGTACTTGGAATGTTTCCATCTTTTATGGGAATGATCGCAGTTTATCTTCTGATGACGCAGTTTAACCTGATCAATCATTTGTGGGGCTTAATCTTGATTTATGCTGCAGGTGCACCGATGGGGTATCTGACACAGAAGGGTTTTTTTGATACGATCCCAAAAGCAATTGATGAGGCGGCAAGGATCGACGGTGCAACAAATTTTCAGGTGTTTACAAGGATTAATCTGCCATTATCAAAACCGATCATTGTATATACGGCGTTGCCATCTTTTACATGGCCGTGGAGCGATTTTATTTTACCGAAACTTCTGCTGAAAGAAAAGGATCTTTACACCGTTGCAGTTGGACTGATGAGCTTAGATGAAACGGAGTTTGCAAGATTCGCAGCCGGAAGTGTTTTTATTGCAGTTCCAATCGTTATCCTATATTTCTTTCTTGTAAAAAATATGGTGAACGGCATGGCGCAGGGAGCGGTAAAAGGTTAG
- a CDS encoding DUF4321 domain-containing protein, with product MSKGIAGKNNWALFLLLLAGIVLGGFIGSLAAGVPFLSWLNYGQTFGFANPIVLDLGILVITFGLSIKITIASIIGVLIAIIIYRFL from the coding sequence ATGAGTAAGGGAATCGCGGGAAAAAATAACTGGGCATTGTTTTTACTATTGCTGGCAGGGATCGTACTTGGAGGTTTTATCGGAAGCCTTGCAGCGGGAGTGCCATTTTTAAGCTGGCTGAATTATGGGCAGACATTTGGATTTGCAAATCCAATCGTGCTGGATCTTGGAATCCTGGTCATTACATTCGGACTCAGTATCAAGATTACGATCGCAAGCATTATTGGTGTATTAATCGCAATTATTATTTATCGGTTTTTATAA